The following DNA comes from Mesorhizobium sp. B2-1-8.
TTGTCATCGTGACCGCCGGCACCTTCACAATGGTGACCAGCGAATTCCTGCCCGTCGGTCTCCTCACCCGCATCGCCACGGACGTGCATCGAACGCCTGGCGAACTCGGTCTGATGGTGACTACGCCTGGCCTGACGGCGGCCTTCGTGGCCCCCCTGTCCGCGGTTTTGCTCCACAAATTCGACCGCCGATTAATTCTGGTCGGCTTAACACTCCTTATAGCGCTGGCCGACCTCCTGGTGGCCTCGGTAAGTGACTTCTCCATGATCCTCCTGGGGCGCATCATGCTGGGCGCCGCCGTTGGCGCGTTCTGGTCCTATTCGGCCGACGTTGGCAGGCGTCTGGTCGCTCCACAGGATGGCAACCTCGCGGTCGCGATCATTCTGGGCGGCATTTCGATTGGCACAGTTGTTGGGGTTCCGCTCGGCGCCCTCCTCGGCGACCTTGCCGGGTGGCGGTTCGCCTTTGCGTCGGTAGTGGCCATCGGCGCCGTCGTAGCTGTCCTCCAGCTCTTTGTTCTGCCGCCCTTGCCCAACAATCAGGGCGACGGGAAACTCGATTTCGCGGGGCTGTGGAGAGTTCCCGGCTTGAAGATCGGGTTCCTGGCGATTACGCTGGTCGTACTAGGCCATTTTGCTGGCTACACCTATCTGGAGGATTTTGTTCAAGGGGCCGCGAAGCCGACGGCCGCACAGTTGAGCTGGATCCTCGCCGCCTATGGTGCGGCGGGTCTTTTCGGAACCCTTGCCGGCGAGCGATTGACCCGGCAAACGCCAAGGTTCGCCTTGCCGATCGTCGCCGCCTTGCTTGCGGGGGCACTACTCTGGTGTCTGAGCATGCCGCATTCCTGGCTTGCCATCCTGGCGCCGGTGATGTTCTGGGGGGCGGCGTACGGAGCCTTGCCGGTTTGCTCGCGGATTTGGCTGTACAGAGTGGCACCAAGGCAGGCCGAGTTGGTGTCGGCCTTCTACGTCACTGTCTTTCAATTCGCGTTGGCAGCGGGCGCGTTCAGTGGCGGTCTGATCGTCGACCGCGCTGGCATTCCAGCGACCCTGGCTTACGGCGCGGCCGCAGCGGTCATCGGCTGCGTGATCATGCTTATCACTTCCAGTCCACGGGCTCCCGCCTGAGCCGGATGTGCCGGCCCGTGGAGCGAGGCTGCGAACCCTAAAAGTCACCGCCTGAGGTACCACAGCTTGCCGCCGAGCGACCAATCGGCCAAGTTTCGATCGGATTTCTTGCCGATGAGGCAATAGCAGGACAAGCACACGACGACAGACCGCCCACGCATTGCATGACCGTCTCGGTCCGCGCATGATTGCGCTGGCCAACAAGGCTACGACGCCGACCGCATCCGAGAGTTGACCCATGACCAAGGCGCCACGCCCAACATACCTCCGAAGGACAATCGCCGCTGGAAGCACTGCTTCAGCAAACGATTCGACCGCGAGCGCAACCTGATCAACTTCTCCAAGCTAAAGCACTTCCGGGTTGCCAACCGAGACGAAAGGCCCGCCGCCAAATTCGTCGCGATGTTTAACTCGCCTCAGTGCGGCTGTGGCCCCGCGTATGAATCTACGGTCTAACTAAGCTAGACTGGCATCGTAGCGCCGAGGGTTGGAAACACCACGAACGGCGCGGTCTTAGGCCTTTAGCTCGCGATTCATGATGTCGGCGACAGCCTGGGGATCATCGACCTGGGGCCAATGCCCGAGAGGCAACAAACTCGTTTTGGAGCCCGGGAATTGCTTGCCGAAATCAGCGGCCACGTCCGTGTTCAGATACGGATCGTTCGCGCCCCAAATGATGCTGACGGGGACCTTGAGTTTGACCAGGTCGGCCACGCGCTTGTCATTGGCCGCGACCGCCGGGTGCAGGCCGCCGGTCATCGCCATGAACGCTGGGCCTGCGCTTTCCTTTTGGGCGAAGTTCGCGTTTACTATGGGCTGCAACACAGTGTCGAATCGCGCCTGGATGGCGGGCGTCGATTTGGCATTGAAATTGTGGTTCTGGAAGGTGAGGAGCCATTCCCGCTTTTTCTTATCGCTCATGATCGCGACGGCCAACTTCTTAAGGCCGGGATCGGCGCAAAGCTCGATCAACTCGGGGAATTTTAAGTTCGGGGCATCTGCGTAGAAAGTGTTGAGCAGCACGATTGAGGATATCTTGTCCGGGTGATCGAGCGCGTAGTTCAACGCGGAAACCCCGCCAGCGTCGTGTGCCACTGGGACCACGTTGTCCAGTTTGAAATAGTCGACTACCGCTTCGATATCCGCCTTTTGCTGGTCGAAACTGTAGGCGTAGCCGGCCGGCTTGTCCGACGCGCCAAAACCCATGTAGTCGAACGCGACGATGTTCTTGCCCGAGGCGGCCATGATCGGTGCGATGCCGTCGTATATATGCAGGTTGTCTGGAAAGCCGTGCAACATCACCAGTGTGGGGCCTTTGCCGACATACTGGCGCGCATAGATCGTGTTGGCGCCCCGTGGAACCCGATGCTCCAGGAACTGCGGTGCCGCAGCGGGCTCAGCGACTGAGTGACGCCCGCTAGCGGCCCAACCGAGCCCGGGGACAGCCGCGAATGCCGTCCCGCCCAACGCACCGATTAGAAAAGCACGCCTTGAACTCACGAATCGTTCGACTTGGATTTCCATGGTCACAATCTCCGCTACGGTAAGACGAGGCAAGGAGCGGCAAAGAACGTCCCGGCCGTTTCCGGCCCTACGTTAAATACCTAAAACTCCGATTTCTCGGACAAAGCGGCCATAATTGGGATATTCCAAGGGCAAATTCAACGGATCGAAGCACAGTCGGCCGAAGCCTCCATACGAAGGGAAGCACGCGAATGGTCTTTGAATGAATCTTCCCCCCTAAGCAGCAAACGGGCGATCGGAACGAATGGCCGCTTTCGGGACGGCTCACTTTGCCGCATTGCCGCCGTTCAGCACGTAGAACTGTAGAACTATAGGGAGGTTCATGCATACATTCACAACCAGGGAGGCACACGCGCCAAGAGGTCGATGCCTACTCAAATTTTTTCTAAACCGAATCTAATGTCCCAATTTGTCCCATAAGGCCACGCAATTCGGGGTGAGGCGCGACCCAGAAAGTTCGAAAAGCTTCCAGGTTCCCCAGCCAGATTCCATAGCACCAGTCACTCCGACCCTCGGTATTATTTGATGGCCGCGGGCGCGTTCCACTGGCTAAGCTCTGTGAGAATTTCCTGCATAAGGTCGCCTGATGGTCACTGACACCGAGTTCATCCGCGAAAGCATCAGCCAAGGCTGCGTGATTCTTGCCGATGGCGAGTTCTTCATCGACAGGTTGGTGAAGTATATCGGCAACGGGAGGGTCCGATGGCACGTCGAATTTCGTGGACATCGAATCGACCTGACGACCGGCCAGCTCAAGAAGCAGCCTACGTTCCGAAGGAAGATGCTCGAACAGGCCGGCGTGCTGCCGCCGCAGCGTACCGGGGCCGGTTACAGGCGATGGGCCATCGATCTGAGGAAGAACGCCATCGAGCTTCCTTGGCGGGATAGACCGGTCGATGCCGGTTTCGCCGTCGATAGGCTTGTCAGCCATGGGGGCGACCGGTGGATGGTTGAATACCAAGGCAAGGCAATCAAATTCACGACGACCAAACTGCGCAGGCAAACCAGTTTCCGCAAGAGGATGCTGCTCAAGGCTAAGGTGCTGCCGCCCCAACTGGACCCGGTTGCCTTTCGGAAGTGGGTGGACTGGCTGATTCAAAACGCCACGGAGGCCGCGCCGCAGGCCAGCGAAGCCTTGATGACCGAGAAAAGTTGGCTTGACGACCTGCCGGAGCTAGCCGGCTGGCAAAAAGAAGCGCCGTCCGAAAGCGACTAACAGGGCGTCGGCCACCCTCCCCGGGCAGCCAATTACCATTCATGGAATGCTGAAGGGCACCGAGTCCGCAACCGTTCCGTCGATGGCCAAATCAACACGATAGGTGCCCGCCGGCCATCCCGCCGTGGGTTTGGTGAGTTGTGAATCAGCCTCGTTGTTCGCTCCGACGTCGAGGTCGACCTTGTCGATAGTATAGTTTTCCGGTGCCGCACCGTGGGAATCGACCGAGACCCAGGAGAATGTGATTTTCGATGTGGGCGCGATATCCACCAAATCGGCCGACACATAAATCACCGGTGTGTCGGCAGGGAAATTGCTCTGAGACGTTTCCCCGTCCTTCGTCGCGGAAAGGACAATGTTATCGAAGCCGGCCGCCTGGGCCGGCAAGCTGAGGGCCGCCAAGGCGGCAATGGCAACTAGAACTGATTTCAAGACCTACTCCTCGGACTTGGTTAGTGGCCCCGCAAATCAGGGGGCGAAGCGGCGCTTTGGGCGGATGTCCTCAGCCCAGCCATTTGTCGTAGTCAGCCACCAGCAGGTGCAATGGCGGCGTATCTTCCTCGATATCCGCGAAACGGCCGATCGGCTCGCGGAAGACATTGTCGGTGCGATCGTCATTGACGGTCGACACCTCGCCGATCAGGACATCCTTGCCCTCGGCCCAGAAGGCGTGCCAGACGCCGGGCAAAAGCGTGACGCTCTGGCCGGGATCTAGCTTCAGTAGCCCGCCAGCCGGCAGCCGATGGATAGTTCCGTCGACGGGCACCGACACTTCGGCCCTGGGATCGATACCGCCGTCGCGATCATGCATGAACAGTTCAAGCACCAGCTTGCCGCCGCCGCGGTTGATGATGTCCTCGGCCTTGATGTTGTGACGGTGCATCGGCGACATCTGGTCCTTGCGCGAGATCATGATCTTTTCGGCATAGAGCATGCCCATGCCCTTCTTCATGTCCTCGTAGCGGCCGTTGCGAACGGTGAACAGGAACAGGCCGAGATCGTCGAACTTGCCCTGGCCGTAGTCGGTGATGTCCCAGCCGAGCCGTGAGGTGAAGATGGCCGAGGAATCGACCTGGCGCGCCTTCATCTCTTCCGGCGACCAGTAGGCGAAGGGCGGCATGATGTAGCCGAACGAGCGGATGAAAGCGTCGGCTTCGCGGATGATGTCGTTGATGGCGGAGCGTTTCATGATCGGGACCCTTCGTGTCGATTTTTCCGACAAATCGCATAGCCGAACGCCGGGGCGGTGTCGATCCATCTTGCCTGTTCGAGCCTTGCACGCTCTCGCGCATGGCCCACCGATCCGGCCCGCTGGCCGCGTGACATCACGCGCTTTCGGGCTCATAACCCGCGCGAACTGCACGGGATATAGCCAATGCCGACCATCCATGATCTCGATACGCCGTCGATCCTCATCGATGCCGCACGCGCCGAGGCCAACATCGCCCGCGCACAGGCCCATGCCGACAAGAACGGGCTGAAGCTCAGGCCGCACATCAAGACGCACAAGCTGCCTTACTGGGCGAAGAAGCAGATGGCGGCGGGTGCGGTGGGCATCACTTGTCAGAAGATCGGCGAGGCCGAGGTGATGGCCGACGCCGGGCTGACGGATATCTTTCTCCCCTACAACATTCTTGGCCGCGCCAAGCTCGAACGGCTGAAGGCCCTGCATGGCCGGGTGACGCTGTCGGTGACAGCCGACAGCGCGCAGACGCTGGAAGGGCTCGCCGCCACCTTCACCGATGCCGGGCACCCGCTATCGGTATTGGTCGAATGCGACACCGGCATGGGACGCTGCGGCGTGCAGACGGCCGATGAAGCGGTTGCGCTGGCGAGAGTGATCGACAAGGCAGGCGGGCTTACGTTTGGCGGGCTGATGACCTATCCGGCCGCCGGCCGGGCAGTGGAGGCCGAAGCCTGGCTTGCCGACGCCAAACAGGCGCTGGCCGCTTCAGGGCTCGCCTGTGAGCGCATCTCCAGCGGCGGCACGCCTGACATGTGGCGTTCCCCCGATGCCTCCGTCGTCACCGAATATCGGCCCGGCACCTATATCTATCTCGACCGCTACCAGGTCGCCAAAGGCGTCGGCGGCCTCGACGATTGCGCGCTGACGGTGCTGGCAACCGTGGTCAGCCATCCGACAGCGACGCGCGCCATTCTCGATGCCGGCAGCAAGGCGCTGTCCAGCGATACGCTGGGGCTAAAGGATTTTGGCGAGTTGATGGGCGTCCCGGGAGCGCTGGTGACGGGCCTGAGCGAGGAGCACGGCACGGTCACGCTTGCCGGCGATGGCAAGGTAAGCATCGGCGAGCGCGTGCGTGTCGTGCCGGACCATTGCTGCGTCGTCACCAACCTGTTCAACGAGATCAATCTGATCGATGGTGAGACGGTGCTGGAAACGCTGCCGGTGGCAGCGCGCGGACGGATGGGGTGAATTTTTAGGCCGGCCTCTCGGCCTGCCGTGCCGCTACCCTGCGCATGGCAATAACTCGCCGGCGCCGGATTTCGGTGCGCATCGCCATCAGATGCAGCGTAAAGAACAGCACGGTAAAGCCGACGGCCATCACCAGCAGCGGCCAGAGTAGGCTGGGATCGATGGTCGGACCATCGAGCCTGAACACTGAAGCCGGCTGGTGCAGCGTGTTCCACCAGTCGACCGAGAATTTGATGATCGGAATGTTGATGAAGCCGACCAGCGTGATGATGGCGGCGGCCCAGGCGGCGCGGCTGGCATCGTCCAGCGCACGGGTCAGCGCGATGATGCCGAGATACATCAGGAACAGCACGAAGACCGAGGTCAGCCTTGCATCCCAGACCCACCAGGTGCCCCACATCGGCTTGCCCCAGATCGAACCGGTGATCAGCGCCAGAGCGGTGAAGACGGCACCGATGGGGGCGGCTGATTTGAGCGCGACATCGGCTAGCGGATGGCGCCAGACCAGCGTGCCGAGCGCAGAGAGCGCCATCAGCGTGTAGCACATCATGGCGAGCCAGGCGAAAGGCACATGGATGTACATGATGCGCACCGTGATGCCTTGCTGGAAATCCTCGGGCGCGGTGAAGCTCATATAGAGGCCGACCGCGAGGATGAGCGCGGCGAGCGCCGCCAGCCACGGCACAAGCCTGTCGGCCAGCCCGACGAACCGCGTCGGATTGGCGAGATCGGTCCAGCCGCTCAGGCGTGAGGTGGTGTCACTCATGCGACTTTACATAGACCGCCGACGCGTTTGGGGCAATCGAGCGGCGGTGTCGCAGGCGTAGAGGCGTCTTCCTTCCCCCTGTGGGTCCCCTGTGGGAGAAGGAAAAAACTGCTCAGGCTGCCTCGCCCTGCACCGAGCGGCTGAGGCGGCGGACTTCCTCGTCGTTGAGCAGGCCGCCGGCGCGCAGCAGGCTGGCGAAACGGCCGTTGCGCAGCGACAGCTCGGCGAAGCCACCCATCTCGACCACCTTGCCCTTGTCCATGAACACGACCAGATCGGCGTCGCGAACGGTGGTCAGGCGGTGGGCGATGATGAAGGTGGTGCGGTCGCGGCGCAATTCATCGATCGCTTCCTTGACGCGATCCTCGGTCTCGACGTCGAGCGCGCTGGTCGCCTCGTCGAGCACCAGGATCGGAGCATCCTTCAGCACGGCACGGGCAATGGCGATGCGCTGGCGCTCGCCGCCCGACAGCTGGCCGCCACGTTCGCCGACCACCGTGTCGTAGCCATTGCTCTTGGCCAGGATGAAATCCTGCGCCGCGGCCGCGGCGGCGGCGGCATGGATCTCGTCGTTGGTCGCGTCGGCACGGCCGACCCGGATGTTGTCCTCGATCGAGCGGTTGAGAAGCCCGGCATCCTGGAACACGGTGGCGATCGAATGGCGCAGCGACTTGCGGGTCACGGTGCGGGTGTCGATGCCGTCGATCAGGATACGGCCGCTGGACGGCGAGAAGACGCGCTGCAGCAAATTGATGAGCGTGGTCTTGCCCGCACCCGTCGGCCCGACAATGGCGACGGTCTGGCCAGCCTGGACCTCAAAGGATACATCGCTGACGCCCTGCCCCGAATTGGGGAACTCGAAGCTGACATCCTCGAAACGGACATGACCGGTGACGTTGGCAAGGTCGCGCAGGCCGTCCGGCTCGGCGGTGTCGGCGGCCGAGTCCTCGAGGCGGTAGAAGTCCTCGAGCTTGGCGCGCGCCTCGGAAATCTGAGTGGTGAAGGCCGACATCTGGTCGAGACGGGCGATCAGCATTCCGGCAAAGCCGGTGAAGGCGACGACGTCGCCGACGCGGAGCTGGCCACGGGTCACGAGATAAGCGCCGATCGACAGCACGATCATCATCGAGATGGTCGAGGACAGGCGGTTCAGCGCATTGGCGATCGCCCACCAGTCGAGCACAGGATTCTGCGCGTCGAGCAGCCCCTTGACGTAGCGCTTCAACGCCGCGGTTTCATGGCCGATGCGGTTGTAGCTCTGCAGCACGGCGACATTGCTGACGCTATCGGTCACATGGGCAAACACGGTATGATAGTGACGCTCGACGGCGGTCTGCCCCGACTTGGTGCGGCGCATGACGATACGGCCGATACCAACGTAAAGCACGCCGAGGCCAAGCAACACAATGGACATGCGGACATCCATCGCAAGCGCGGTCGGCACCAGCAGCACCAGCGCAATGGCCGTCGAAAGATGCACGCGCATGAATTCGAGCCACAAGCTGAAAAGGGTTTCGACGGCGCGCAGCAGCGTGTGCAGCGAATTGGACGTGCCGCGTTGGTGATGCCAGGCGAGCGGCATGGTGATTACGCGCTCGAAGGACTGGCACAATACCTCCGAACGACGGGCATGGGCGAAGCGGTCGGCGCCACGCGCCACCAGCACGAAGGCTATGACATTGAAGAGACCGAGAGCTGCCCAGACCGCGAGCGTCGAAAACACCGGACCTTTTTCAGAAATAGCGCCGATCACCCGGCCTAAAAGGATCGGCTCGAGGATGGCTATGGCTGCAAGCGCGACGTTGGCCGCACAGATCAGCGCGACGCGCTTCTTGTCGGCAGCCAGATACCCCAGCGCTCTCCAATAGATCTGCAGAAGTGACACTTCAGCTACTCCGCCAACTTTCTATTGTGCCCAATACCAATATTGTGCACTGCACCATTTCCTGACACGTAACGGTTGATGCGTCGCAAAACAATGCCCGTCTATCGCTTCCGTTCCCATTTAGCGAACAAAAGATAACGACGATACGAAATCTGACGTGATCACCTAACGGTTTGAGATAAAAGGTGAAATGTCAGCCTTGCGGCAAAATCATGGCAGCCGTCGAGCAGTGCCACATTTTTAATCACCGCGAGCTTGCACAGTTGGTTTCGGGCATGTTTGGCGGGGGGCCCACAGATCGCGCGCAAGTAAACAGGGCGCGGCGGCGCGCGTCCCGGAGGACGCGCGCGCTTCTGACCTAAACTGCTGATTTTACGCTGGTATCTTGACCAGGACCTCGGTCTGGCCGCCGGATTTGGGTTCAAAGGACGCCGATTTTGTCTTCGAACCATCGACTTCGAGCGAGATCGTCTTGGTCTTTTTGTCGCGAACGACCTGGACCTTGATGTCGGCGCCCAGCATCTTGAGCGAAGCCTGATAGCCATCCCAGTGGCTGGGCAGCTTCGGCCGGAACGTGATCTGCTTGCCGCGCCGTTCGATGCCCAGGATGCCTTCGACCGCTGCCCGGTAAAGCCAGCCCGCCGAGCCGGTGTACCAGGTCCAACCGCCGCGCCCGGCCTTGTCGTCCCCGGCATAGATATCGGCGGCCACCACATAGGGTTCAACGCGGTAGTGCTCGGTCGAGGCCTCGTCGAACGCATGGTTGACCGGGTTCAGCATGGAGAAGCAGCGATAGGCTTCATCGGTCTGCCCCATCTCGGCGAGCGCAATGACGAACCAGGTGGCTGCGTGGGTGTACTGGCCGCCATTCTCGCGAACGCCAGGCGGATAGCTCTTGATGTAGCCGGGATCCTTCTGCGTCTTCGAGAAGGGTGGCGTGAACAGTTTGACGATCTTGAGATGATCGTCGACGAGCAGCTTCGTCGCCTGCTGCATCGCCGTGGTCGAACGCGCCGGGTCGCCCTCGCCAGATAGCACGCTCCAGGACTGGGCGATGGAGTCGATCTTGCACTCTTGCGATGTACGCGACCCCAAAGGCGTGCCGTCATCGAAACTGCCGCGCCGGTACCATTCGCCGTCCCATGCCGTGCTTTCAAGCGCCCGCTTCAGCGCGTCGGCATGCTTTGCCCAGGCCTGGGCGCGCTTGGTGTCGCCCTCGGTCCTGGCGACCGCGGCGAAGTCGCCCAGCGTCTTCAGCAGGAACCAGCCCAGCCACACGCTCTCGCCCTTGCCGTGCTCGCCGACACGGTTCATGCCGTCGTTCCAGTCGCCGCCAAGAATCAACGGCAGGCCGGCCGGACTGCTGCGCTTGATGGCAAGGTCGAGCGCACGCGCGCAGTGGTCGTAGAGCGAAACCGTCTTCTTCGAGATTTCCGGGGTGAAGAAGGCGTCGTGCTCGCCTTCGCCCAGCGCCTGTCCGTCGAGGAACGGCAGTTGCTCCTTCAGGATGGTGGCGTCGCCAGTCACCATGAGATAGCGGGCCGTGGCGTGGGCGAGCCATACCACGTCGTCGGAGATCAGGGTGCGCACGCCGGCGCCGGTGCGCGGCAACCACCAATGCTGCACGTCGCCTTCCGGGAACTGCCGCCGTGCGGCGTTGAGGATCTGGTCGCGCGCCAGCGACGGATCATGCGCCAGCAAGGCGAGCGTGTCCTGCAACTGGTCGCGGAAGCCGAAGGCGCCGCTTGCCTGATAGAAGGCCGAGCGGGCGCGGATGCGACAGGCAAGGCTCTGATAAGGCAGCCAGTGATTGACCATGGCATCGAGCGCCTTGTCGGGCGTCTCGACCTGGATGGTGTCGAGGAAGGCGCGCCATTCGCGCTCATTGTCGGCCAGGCGCTGGTCGAAATCCTTGCCCCGGTGCTGCTGCACCAGCGCGCTCGCCTGCTCCGAGGACTCGGCATCGCCGAGCAGCCAGATGAGCGTGACGTCGCCGCCGGCCGGAATCTCGATGTCGCGGGCGATCGCCGCGCAAGGATCGTCTCCGGCCTCGACGCGGCCTGACAGGGCCGCGCCACTCAGCACCGCCTGCGGCAGCTCGCTGGACCCGTGCCGGCCGAGGAACTCGGCCCGGTCAGTCGTCACCGAGTGGACGCCGGTGTCGGCGGCGAGGAAGGCCACCCGCTCGCTGAAATCAAGCCCGTAGGGATTCTGCGCCAGCAGCGCGCCGGTGGCACCGTCGCGGGACGGCACTATGGTTGCCGCGGTGCGCGACCGATGCCCGCCAAGCACCCATTCGGCATAGGCATAGACGCGCAGCCGGGCCGGTACCGGGCCGGAATTCTGGATGCGCAGCCGCGTGATCTTCACCGGATCGATGGGATCGACGACATGGGTCAGGTCCATCGACAACGGTCCGCGCTTCGAGCGGAAGGTCGAGAAGCCCTGGCCATGCCAGGCCTCGTAGGTCATCGAGGGATCGCGCACCACCGCGGCGATCGGCGAGAATGCCTTGCCGCTGGCCTGGTCGTAAATATAGACGCCCTCGCCCGGCCGATTGGACACCGGGTCGTTCGACCATGGCGTCAACTGGTAGTCGCGGCTGTTGCGGCTCCAGGTGAAGGCAGCACCCTCGGCCGAGGTGTGGAAGCCGAACGAGGCGTTGGAGACGACGTTGATCCAGGGTTGCGGCGTGGTGCGCCAGCCAGCCAGACGCACCACATAGTGCCGCCCGTCGCCGTCGAAGCCGCCGAAACCGTTCCACTGGTTGAGGCCGGAGCCATCGGCGCTGACGTCGGCCTGCGAGGCAAATGCATGCATTTGCGGTGCGGGCGCCGGAATTTCGCGCGGGCCCAGAAATCCTGCCGGCTGCACGCCGTCGCGTGCCTGCAGTGCGGCCGCCTCGGCCCGTTCTATCTGATCGAAGATGGTGCCGTTGCGCGTATGCAGCACAACCCGGGCGACCGCGAGCAGCGTCTTGTAGGTGGTTTCCTCCATCAGGTCGCGGCGTACCGCGAAAATGTGCTGGCGGGGTCCGAGTTCCTTGCCGCGCAAGCGGCTGTTTTCGCAAAGCGTCTCGACCGCGCGCTGCAGATCCTGGACATAGGAGGAAGCCTGCTCGTTGACGACGACGAAGTCGATCATCATGCCGCGGGTGCGCATATATTCCTGGAAGCGCAACGCCTGGGCAACGATCTCCAGATCGGCAACGTCGCCGATCCTGACCAGGAAGATCGGGTAATCGCCCGAAATGCTGGTCGGCCACAGGCTCGACTGCTTGCCCAGCCCGGAAGCGATGGACTCGGCCGGCAGCCGCAGGAACGGATCGGGATAGATCAGATAGCGCGCCAGCTTCTGCACATTGGCGGCATCGGTCAGGCTGAGGCCCATATGACGGGTCTGCACCTGGCTGCGCGTCCAGGCAAGCATGGCCTGGCGGGCAAAGCTCTCCTGATGGTCGAGCCGGTTTATCGCCTCCTCCAGCTCGGCACGGTCGGCCCCGACAACGGTCCAGAAGGTCAGTGATATCTTCTTGTTGGCCGGCACGCGCACCTGACGGCGCAGCGAGGCGATGGGATCGAGCGTGAAGCCGGAATGGCCGCCCAGCCGGGCGCCTGGATCGAAGGCGGCGG
Coding sequences within:
- a CDS encoding D-TA family PLP-dependent enzyme, which encodes MPTIHDLDTPSILIDAARAEANIARAQAHADKNGLKLRPHIKTHKLPYWAKKQMAAGAVGITCQKIGEAEVMADAGLTDIFLPYNILGRAKLERLKALHGRVTLSVTADSAQTLEGLAATFTDAGHPLSVLVECDTGMGRCGVQTADEAVALARVIDKAGGLTFGGLMTYPAAGRAVEAEAWLADAKQALAASGLACERISSGGTPDMWRSPDASVVTEYRPGTYIYLDRYQVAKGVGGLDDCALTVLATVVSHPTATRAILDAGSKALSSDTLGLKDFGELMGVPGALVTGLSEEHGTVTLAGDGKVSIGERVRVVPDHCCVVTNLFNEINLIDGETVLETLPVAARGRMG
- a CDS encoding heme ABC transporter permease, yielding MSDTTSRLSGWTDLANPTRFVGLADRLVPWLAALAALILAVGLYMSFTAPEDFQQGITVRIMYIHVPFAWLAMMCYTLMALSALGTLVWRHPLADVALKSAAPIGAVFTALALITGSIWGKPMWGTWWVWDARLTSVFVLFLMYLGIIALTRALDDASRAAWAAAIITLVGFINIPIIKFSVDWWNTLHQPASVFRLDGPTIDPSLLWPLLVMAVGFTVLFFTLHLMAMRTEIRRRRVIAMRRVAARQAERPA
- a CDS encoding D-lyxose/D-mannose family sugar isomerase, which encodes MKRSAINDIIREADAFIRSFGYIMPPFAYWSPEEMKARQVDSSAIFTSRLGWDITDYGQGKFDDLGLFLFTVRNGRYEDMKKGMGMLYAEKIMISRKDQMSPMHRHNIKAEDIINRGGGKLVLELFMHDRDGGIDPRAEVSVPVDGTIHRLPAGGLLKLDPGQSVTLLPGVWHAFWAEGKDVLIGEVSTVNDDRTDNVFREPIGRFADIEEDTPPLHLLVADYDKWLG
- a CDS encoding glucan ABC transporter ATP-binding protein/ permease, whose protein sequence is MSLLQIYWRALGYLAADKKRVALICAANVALAAIAILEPILLGRVIGAISEKGPVFSTLAVWAALGLFNVIAFVLVARGADRFAHARRSEVLCQSFERVITMPLAWHHQRGTSNSLHTLLRAVETLFSLWLEFMRVHLSTAIALVLLVPTALAMDVRMSIVLLGLGVLYVGIGRIVMRRTKSGQTAVERHYHTVFAHVTDSVSNVAVLQSYNRIGHETAALKRYVKGLLDAQNPVLDWWAIANALNRLSSTISMMIVLSIGAYLVTRGQLRVGDVVAFTGFAGMLIARLDQMSAFTTQISEARAKLEDFYRLEDSAADTAEPDGLRDLANVTGHVRFEDVSFEFPNSGQGVSDVSFEVQAGQTVAIVGPTGAGKTTLINLLQRVFSPSSGRILIDGIDTRTVTRKSLRHSIATVFQDAGLLNRSIEDNIRVGRADATNDEIHAAAAAAAAQDFILAKSNGYDTVVGERGGQLSGGERQRIAIARAVLKDAPILVLDEATSALDVETEDRVKEAIDELRRDRTTFIIAHRLTTVRDADLVVFMDKGKVVEMGGFAELSLRNGRFASLLRAGGLLNDEEVRRLSRSVQGEAA
- a CDS encoding alpha/beta fold hydrolase → MEIQVERFVSSRRAFLIGALGGTAFAAVPGLGWAASGRHSVAEPAAAPQFLEHRVPRGANTIYARQYVGKGPTLVMLHGFPDNLHIYDGIAPIMAASGKNIVAFDYMGFGASDKPAGYAYSFDQQKADIEAVVDYFKLDNVVPVAHDAGGVSALNYALDHPDKISSIVLLNTFYADAPNLKFPELIELCADPGLKKLAVAIMSDKKKREWLLTFQNHNFNAKSTPAIQARFDTVLQPIVNANFAQKESAGPAFMAMTGGLHPAVAANDKRVADLVKLKVPVSIIWGANDPYLNTDVAADFGKQFPGSKTSLLPLGHWPQVDDPQAVADIMNRELKA
- a CDS encoding MFS transporter, with translation MELAIKAQVLPATSTLADWLRVVIVTAGTFTMVTSEFLPVGLLTRIATDVHRTPGELGLMVTTPGLTAAFVAPLSAVLLHKFDRRLILVGLTLLIALADLLVASVSDFSMILLGRIMLGAAVGAFWSYSADVGRRLVAPQDGNLAVAIILGGISIGTVVGVPLGALLGDLAGWRFAFASVVAIGAVVAVLQLFVLPPLPNNQGDGKLDFAGLWRVPGLKIGFLAITLVVLGHFAGYTYLEDFVQGAAKPTAAQLSWILAAYGAAGLFGTLAGERLTRQTPRFALPIVAALLAGALLWCLSMPHSWLAILAPVMFWGAAYGALPVCSRIWLYRVAPRQAELVSAFYVTVFQFALAAGAFSGGLIVDRAGIPATLAYGAAAAVIGCVIMLITSSPRAPA